One genomic region from Mercenaria mercenaria strain notata unplaced genomic scaffold, MADL_Memer_1 contig_5042, whole genome shotgun sequence encodes:
- the LOC128554442 gene encoding uncharacterized protein LOC128554442, which yields MANREVSKDFSDSLNCGCDSVTEMFCESCTIDDNYSTAEEFCVDCVKYFCATCMRFHKRFLLNHVHQDQHSMPQDFCLEICEVHPKEIIKFFCEACSRFACSECRSNLHQNCKTVRHVPKLVQSIEKSSNFQSFKSKIDHSETELKRITESLIQAKYSDVEKCCNYAKTAIKIQREEMNKQFDGLEMNIQRSIEKIRTDDTKQLDDLTSQYNQLKSKCESLRRNVEIMLTTGQRSKLCITMKNSENVVDLFEKSIAEIENLSKVQNYIYNPNRYLQAVIEDCDRVGYLADSENLKSIKRNRQGMHYSRPKHGLFKNALQSCGKNETCDFLQDDMNVWRAEIINIAVIGCSGAGKSTFINSMCEFDPEDTAAAKVGLTKTTKNITPYSLRRNENVKLWDFPGFETMNVKKERYLDLFSLKKFDFLIVVTSTRLTETEIYLMKEIEHHGKFVYLLRSHFDCDVESCLLQNDFRNDDIVETLRTRVISSYTQVLRDLKSNGNVFLIDGCALNQYDYERFEKTIIADAAKISESKALEIIFALPITTKYAREVKTVRLEQQLTRKALHAALCLPLYIEVVRSLLKEKELYIRQFPNPITLGLSLNADISNVEVELSDLEERLYHSHVHSAVDKLFQHCDKTAQFLLPCFDIVQMYTLCRVWLQKNLERLLPSS from the exons ATGGCGAACAGAGAAGTATCGAAAGATTTCAGCGATTCATTAAACTGTGGATGTGACTCTGTAACTGAAATGTTTTGTGAATCATGCACAATAGACGATAATTATTCCACGGCGGAAGAATTTTGTGTTGATTGTGTAAAGTATTTCTGTGCAACGTGTATGAGATTTCATAAACGATTTCTTCTTAATCATGTACATCAGGATCAACATTCTATGCCGCAGGACTTTTGCCTTGAAATATGTGAGGTACATCCTAAGGAGATAATAAAATTTTTCTGTGAAGCTTGTAGCAGATTTGCCTGCTCAGAATGCAGGAGTAATCTTCACCAAAACTGCAAGACTGTCAGACACGTGCCTAAATTAGTACAAagtattgaaaaaagttcaaactTCCAATCGTTTAAAAGCAAAATTGATCATAGTGAAACAGAACTAAAACGAATAACCGAATCATTGATACAAGCAAAATATTCAGATGTAGAAAAGTGTTGCAATTATGCGAAAACAGCCATTAAAATTCAAAGAGAAGAAATGAATAAGCAATTTGATGGTCTCGAAATGAATATTCAGAGAAGTATCGAGAAAATCAGAACTGATGACACCAAGCAGCTGGACGATCTAACATCACAATATAATCAACTGAAATCGAAATGCGAGTCTTTGAGACGTAACGTGGAAATAATGCTAACAACAGGACAGCGGAGCAAGCTATGCATTACTATGAAGAATTCTGAGAATGTTGTGGATTTATTTGAAAAGAGTATTGCAGAAATTGAAAATCTAAGCAAAGTGCAGAACTACATTTATAACCCGAACAGATATCTTCAGGCAGTAATAGAAGACTGTGATAGAGTTGGATATCTTGCCGATTCAGAAAACTTAAAG TCGATCAAAAGAAACAGACAAGGAATGCATTACAGCAGACCCAAACATGGTCTGTTCAAGAATGCGTTACAGAGCTGTGGCAAAAATGAAACTTGTGATTTTCTGCAAGACGACATGAATGTGTGGAGAGCAGAAATTATCAACATAGCTGTCATCGGTTGTTCCGGAGCTGGCAAATCAACGTTTATAAATAGTATGTGCGAATTTGATCCTGAAGATACGGCTGCGGCAAAAGTTGGGTTGACAAAAACGACCAAAAATATTACTCCGTACTCACTCCGAAGAAATGAAAACGTTAAGCTTTGGGACTTTCCTGGGTTTGAAACTATGAATGTGAAAAAGGAAAGGTACTTAGACTTATTTAGTTTAAAGAAGTTTGACTTTCTTATAGTTGTTACATCAACGCGTTTGACAGAGACGGAAATATACTTGATGAAAGAAATTGAACATCATGGCAAATTTGTTTACCTGCTTCGAAGCCATTTCGATTGTGATGTAGAAAGTTGTTTACTGCAAAATGATTTCCGGAATGATGACATTGTGGAAACGCTTAGAACACGGGTTATTTCTTCGTATACCCAAGTCTTAAGGGATTTAAAAAGTAATGGCAACGTGTTCCTCATTGACGGTTGCGCTTTAAACCAGTATGACTACGAGAGGTTTGAAAAAACGATTATTGCCGATGCCGCTAAAATCAGTGAAAGTAAAGCACTTGAAATTATCTTTGCCTTGCCAATTACAACGAAATATGCGAGGGAAGTTAAGACTGTCCGACTTGAACAACAATTAACTCGAAAAGCTTTGCATGCTGCACTTTGTCTTCCTTTATATATAGAAGTTGTGAGGTCTTTATTAAAAGAGAAAGAACTTTATATCAGGCAGTTTCCTAATCCAATTACATTAGGGCTTagtttaaatgcagatatttcaAACGTAGAGGTCGAGCTGTCAGATTTAGAAGAAAGACTGTATCACAGTCATGTTCATTCGGCAGTAGATAAATTGTTTCAACACTGTGACAAGACGGCACAATTTCTGTTACCTTGCTTCGATATTGTCCAAATGTACACGCTTTGTAGGGTTTGGTTACAGAAAAATCTTGAGCGTTTGCTGCCAAGTTCATAA